The following are from one region of the Haemophilus parainfluenzae genome:
- a CDS encoding anhydro-N-acetylmuramic acid kinase — MTYYLGIMSGTSLDGVDIALTDIQSNQTKLIAADFTPMPANLREKVTALIQSGETSLQALGELDHQFGLLYADCVNAFLHKYQLKPEQIEAIGCHGQTVWHSPKGQFPFTMQIGDMNLLAAKTGITVVGDLRRKDMAFGGQGAPLVPAFHQAVFFDPHWATVVLNIGGISNVSLLIPEEPVIGFDTGTGNTLLDQWIEKHQGKAYDKNGEWAVSGQVNSDLLAALLDEDFFQLPPPKSTGRELFNLAWLENKIQKIAGKTTALLPQDVQATLAEFTVQSIVLALNNIQTTLPCRLLVCGGGAKNQAIMNGLKQALPNWRIQLTTELKLDIDYVEAAAFAWLAYRRMHNLPANLPSVTGATSAVSLGAIFPKE, encoded by the coding sequence ATGACTTATTATCTTGGCATCATGTCTGGCACTAGTCTTGATGGGGTGGATATTGCCCTTACTGACATCCAATCGAATCAAACCAAATTAATTGCAGCAGATTTTACGCCGATGCCGGCAAATTTACGCGAAAAAGTGACCGCACTTATTCAATCTGGTGAAACATCATTACAAGCATTGGGTGAACTCGATCATCAATTTGGCTTGCTTTATGCCGATTGCGTAAATGCCTTTTTACATAAATACCAGTTAAAACCTGAGCAGATCGAAGCAATAGGCTGCCATGGTCAAACAGTGTGGCATTCCCCAAAAGGTCAATTTCCGTTTACCATGCAAATCGGTGATATGAATTTATTGGCGGCTAAAACAGGCATTACGGTCGTTGGCGATTTGCGCCGTAAAGATATGGCGTTTGGTGGACAAGGCGCGCCTTTGGTACCCGCTTTTCATCAAGCGGTCTTTTTTGATCCTCACTGGGCAACGGTGGTGCTTAATATTGGCGGTATTAGTAATGTATCGTTATTGATACCCGAAGAGCCTGTCATTGGCTTTGATACGGGAACGGGTAATACTTTGCTCGATCAATGGATCGAAAAGCATCAAGGCAAAGCTTACGACAAAAATGGTGAATGGGCGGTTTCAGGTCAAGTGAATTCAGATTTGTTAGCGGCATTATTAGATGAAGATTTCTTTCAACTGCCACCACCGAAAAGCACAGGGCGTGAATTATTTAATTTGGCTTGGCTAGAGAATAAAATTCAAAAAATAGCAGGCAAAACGACCGCACTTTTACCACAAGATGTGCAAGCCACTTTGGCTGAATTTACCGTGCAAAGTATTGTTTTAGCCCTTAATAATATTCAGACGACATTACCATGTCGATTACTTGTTTGTGGCGGTGGCGCTAAAAATCAGGCGATCATGAATGGTTTAAAACAAGCATTACCAAATTGGCGTATTCAACTGACGACTGAATTAAAACTTGATATCGATTATGTGGAGGCTGCGGCTTTTGCTTGGTTGGCTTATCGTCGTATGCATAATTTACCCGCTAATTTGCCGAGTGTGACGGGGGCCACAAGTGCGGTCAGTTTAGGGGCGATTTTTCCAAAGGAATAA
- the menB gene encoding 1,4-dihydroxy-2-naphthoyl-CoA synthase, whose amino-acid sequence MQNPKDDVLYAPVEWVDHSEGYTDIRFHKSTDGIAKITINRPDVRNAFRPQTVKEMIHAFSNARFDEKIGVIVLTGEGEKAFCSGGDQKIRGDYGGYKDESGVHHLNVLDFQRDIRTCPKPVVAMVAGYAIGGGHVLHMLCDLTIAADNAIFGQTGPKVGSFDGGWGASYMARLVGQKKAREIWFLCRQYNAQEALDMGLVNTVVPYADLEKETVRWCREMLRNSPIALRCLKAALNADCDGQSGLQELAGNATMLFYMTEEGQEGRNAFNEKRAPDFSKFRRNP is encoded by the coding sequence ATGCAAAATCCAAAAGATGATGTTTTATATGCACCAGTTGAGTGGGTTGACCATAGCGAAGGTTATACTGATATCCGTTTCCACAAATCGACTGATGGTATTGCAAAAATCACGATTAACCGTCCGGATGTGCGTAATGCATTTCGTCCGCAAACAGTCAAAGAAATGATCCATGCATTTTCTAACGCACGTTTCGATGAAAAAATCGGTGTGATTGTATTAACCGGCGAAGGCGAAAAAGCATTCTGTTCTGGTGGTGACCAAAAAATTCGTGGTGACTACGGCGGTTACAAAGATGAAAGCGGTGTGCATCACTTAAATGTATTGGATTTTCAACGTGATATTCGTACTTGTCCAAAACCAGTGGTGGCAATGGTCGCAGGTTATGCAATTGGTGGGGGGCACGTACTTCATATGTTATGTGATTTAACTATTGCGGCAGACAATGCGATTTTCGGTCAAACTGGTCCTAAAGTCGGTTCATTTGATGGTGGCTGGGGTGCAAGCTATATGGCACGTTTAGTGGGGCAGAAAAAAGCCCGCGAAATTTGGTTCTTATGCCGCCAATATAATGCACAAGAAGCATTAGATATGGGCCTAGTGAATACTGTTGTGCCTTACGCTGATTTAGAAAAAGAAACTGTGCGTTGGTGCCGTGAAATGTTACGTAATAGCCCAATTGCGCTACGTTGCTTGAAAGCTGCATTGAATGCAGACTGCGATGGCCAATCTGGCTTACAAGAATTAGCGGGTAATGCAACCATGTTGTTCTATATGACTGAAGAAGGACAAGAAGGTCGTAACGCGTTCAACGAAAAACGCGCACCAGACTTCAGCAAATTTAGACGCAATCCTTAA
- a CDS encoding DUF5358 domain-containing protein, translating into MKKIIFLSSIMLLNACSLFGSSQSTIPAEFAQADYLLSDANAKTWAVASKQAEQCIYPNLTRIQQQHFAKEDSYIHSQYVFFYPLEKIIGEDYVKMIQKDEKSMNYATYQFKKFRAELGDVDALEPKACQILRTQAKEDLDVVKGQYVNGMVDETKNDDGTLKKTGDGIATNQNKFFFDIIKWGSALLL; encoded by the coding sequence GTGAAAAAAATTATTTTTTTAAGCAGCATCATGTTATTGAATGCTTGTAGTTTATTTGGTTCATCGCAATCAACTATTCCTGCTGAATTCGCACAAGCAGACTATCTCCTATCTGATGCCAATGCAAAAACATGGGCTGTAGCAAGTAAACAAGCTGAGCAATGTATCTATCCAAATTTAACTCGCATTCAGCAACAACATTTTGCCAAAGAAGATAGCTATATTCATTCCCAATATGTCTTTTTCTATCCGTTAGAAAAAATCATCGGTGAAGATTATGTAAAAATGATTCAAAAAGATGAAAAATCGATGAATTATGCAACCTATCAATTTAAGAAATTCCGCGCAGAACTTGGTGATGTCGATGCATTAGAGCCAAAAGCTTGCCAAATCTTACGTACTCAGGCAAAAGAAGACTTAGATGTAGTGAAAGGCCAGTATGTAAATGGCATGGTAGATGAAACGAAAAATGATGACGGCACATTGAAGAAAACGGGTGATGGTATTGCAACCAATCAAAACAAATTCTTCTTTGATATTATAAAATGGGGTTCTGCCCTTCTTCTCTAA
- the menC gene encoding o-succinylbenzoate synthase encodes METKSFNLYRYSIPVDSQLILRGRFLKRREGLIVRVACSRDGWGEIAPLPGFSEETLDQAQEQALEWLTNWCHASCEAPRVPLDGCYPSVAFGISTAMDEMKRYLNEEGNYHTAPLCYGDPDELYAELNQMPGDKVAKIKVGMYEANRDGLITDMFLEAIPDLQLRLDANRQWTLEKALKFAEKVKPQHRSRIQFLEEPCKTREESRQFAAQTGINIAWDESVREPDFLLEKEPHLSAIVIKPTLIGSLQDCQKLIAQAHSLGIKAVISSSIESSLGLTQLARIAAQYTPNEIPGLDTLNLMQHQVLRAWPGSDLPLIDLNSEFITKIA; translated from the coding sequence ATGGAAACCAAATCATTTAATCTTTATCGTTATTCTATTCCCGTTGATAGTCAGTTAATCTTGCGTGGGCGTTTTTTAAAACGTCGAGAAGGCTTGATTGTACGTGTTGCCTGTAGCCGTGATGGATGGGGAGAAATCGCACCTTTACCAGGGTTTAGCGAAGAAACCCTTGATCAAGCGCAAGAGCAAGCACTTGAATGGCTAACGAATTGGTGTCATGCGAGCTGTGAAGCGCCAAGAGTGCCCCTTGACGGTTGCTATCCTTCCGTTGCTTTCGGTATTAGCACGGCGATGGATGAGATGAAGCGTTATTTAAATGAGGAAGGCAACTATCATACTGCACCGTTGTGCTATGGCGATCCTGATGAGTTATATGCGGAACTGAATCAAATGCCCGGTGACAAAGTGGCTAAAATTAAAGTCGGTATGTATGAAGCGAATCGTGATGGCTTGATTACGGATATGTTTCTTGAAGCTATTCCTGATTTGCAATTACGTCTAGATGCAAATCGTCAATGGACCTTGGAAAAGGCATTAAAATTCGCGGAGAAAGTAAAACCGCAGCATCGTTCACGTATTCAATTTCTGGAAGAACCTTGTAAAACCCGTGAAGAAAGCCGCCAGTTTGCCGCTCAAACAGGCATTAATATTGCTTGGGATGAAAGTGTGCGAGAGCCTGACTTCCTTCTAGAAAAAGAACCGCACTTAAGCGCCATTGTGATTAAACCAACATTGATTGGCTCGCTGCAAGATTGTCAAAAGCTGATTGCACAAGCGCATAGCTTAGGCATAAAAGCGGTGATCAGCTCGAGTATTGAAAGTAGCCTTGGATTGACGCAACTTGCTCGTATTGCAGCACAATATACACCCAATGAAATACCTGGGTTGGATACATTGAATTTGATGCAACATCAGGTATTACGAGCATGGCCGGGCTCAGATTTACCGTTAATTGATTTGAATTCAGAATTTATTACCAAAATTGCATAG
- the aroQ gene encoding type II 3-dehydroquinate dehydratase, with translation MSKKFNILLLNGPNLNMLGAREPKHYGSLSLSAIEEHVTKLAAQHDVNLACFQANSEEKLIDKIHQSFQKVDFILINPAAYTHTSVALRDALLAVSIPFVEIHLSNVHKREPFRHHSYFSDVAEGVICGLGAKGYEFALQFALDFLNKKA, from the coding sequence ATGTCAAAAAAATTCAATATTTTGCTGTTAAATGGCCCGAACTTGAATATGTTGGGCGCAAGAGAACCAAAACATTATGGTTCGCTTTCATTATCTGCCATTGAAGAACATGTGACCAAACTTGCTGCGCAGCATGATGTGAATTTGGCGTGTTTCCAAGCAAATAGCGAAGAAAAGTTAATTGATAAGATTCATCAAAGTTTTCAGAAAGTGGATTTTATTTTAATTAACCCGGCAGCTTATACGCATACCAGTGTTGCATTGCGTGATGCGTTGCTAGCGGTGTCAATTCCGTTTGTTGAAATTCATTTATCTAATGTGCATAAGCGCGAGCCATTCCGTCATCATTCTTACTTTAGTGATGTGGCTGAAGGCGTGATTTGTGGCTTAGGTGCAAAAGGCTATGAGTTTGCGCTTCAATTTGCATTGGATTTTTTAAATAAAAAAGCATAA
- a CDS encoding glycosyltransferase family 25 protein, which produces MSCVKQHNYVISLTRETKRRKHIEQEFGRQNILFSFFDAETPDRIEDVAKKFNIILDRSSEAKLWDGEIGCALSHISLWNLALEKSLDYINIFEDDVYLGENAKELLEVDYLPDDIDVLKLEANGRMVFRAPRPAKYDRKIYPITFKQSGTAGYTVTAKGAKYLLEQVKNKPLEVAIDSLIFEHFLNLKDYKVVQLSPGICVQDFVVNPDKPFESSLQKGRESVCENQTKFSVFERIINEFMRVKRKLFMKQVPFK; this is translated from the coding sequence ATGTCCTGTGTAAAACAACATAATTATGTGATTAGCTTAACCAGAGAAACAAAACGTCGCAAACATATTGAACAAGAATTTGGTCGGCAAAATATCCTTTTTTCATTTTTTGATGCAGAGACACCAGATCGTATTGAGGATGTTGCAAAGAAATTTAATATTATTTTAGATCGCTCTTCAGAAGCTAAATTATGGGATGGGGAAATCGGTTGTGCGTTAAGTCATATCTCACTATGGAATTTAGCATTAGAAAAGAGCTTGGATTATATCAATATTTTTGAAGATGATGTTTACTTAGGCGAGAATGCAAAAGAGCTGTTAGAAGTTGATTATTTGCCTGATGATATTGATGTATTGAAGCTTGAAGCTAATGGAAGAATGGTATTTCGCGCGCCTAGACCAGCAAAGTATGATAGAAAGATTTATCCCATAACATTTAAGCAATCAGGAACGGCGGGTTATACCGTGACAGCGAAAGGCGCTAAATATCTTCTCGAACAGGTGAAAAATAAACCCCTTGAAGTGGCCATTGATTCTCTTATCTTTGAGCATTTTTTGAATTTAAAGGATTATAAAGTGGTTCAGCTTTCACCAGGGATTTGTGTGCAAGATTTTGTTGTGAATCCGGATAAGCCTTTTGAAAGTAGTTTGCAAAAAGGTCGAGAGTCGGTTTGTGAAAATCAAACGAAATTTTCAGTCTTTGAAAGAATCATAAACGAATTTATGAGAGTAAAACGTAAATTATTTATGAAACAAGTGCCTTTTAAATAG
- a CDS encoding phospho-sugar mutase produces MTTLFDIAQNWLNQDPDAETHAELTALLTAAKNGDEKAKTELQARFSGRLQFGTAGLRGPLQAGPMGMNRVLVAQAAGGLADYLKDYDKQPSIVIGYDGRKNSDVFARDTAEIMAGAGVKAYLLPRKLPTPVLAYAIQYFDTTAGVMVTASHNPPEDNGYKVYLGKANGGGQIVSPADKDIAALIDKVAAGNVKNLPRSQDYVVLDDEVVNAYIEKTASLAKEPKADINYVYTAMHGVGYEVLSKTLTKAGLPQPHIVAEQVWPDGTFPTVNFPNPEEKGALDLAIKVAKEHNAEFIIANDPDADRLAVAVPDAQGNWKPLHGNVVGCFLGWYLAKQYHAKGEKGVLACSLVSSPALAEIAKKYGFQSEETLTGFKYIGKVQGLLFGFEEALGYLVDPDKVRDKDGISAAIVFLDLVRHLKAQGKTLADYANDFTQEFGAYVSGQISIRVSDLSEIGKLMTALRNTPPAEVGGVKVAQFIDHTKTDRQSDILVFVLENGSRLIVRPSGTEPKIKFYLDARGKDPKDADQVLAQFDEGVRQILRQDAYGKQDC; encoded by the coding sequence ATGACAACGCTTTTTGATATTGCACAAAACTGGTTAAACCAAGATCCTGATGCAGAAACTCATGCAGAATTAACCGCACTTTTAACGGCGGCGAAAAACGGTGATGAAAAAGCAAAAACTGAATTACAAGCGCGCTTTAGTGGTCGTTTACAATTTGGTACGGCGGGGCTTCGTGGACCATTACAAGCTGGCCCTATGGGGATGAACCGTGTATTAGTAGCTCAAGCTGCCGGCGGTTTAGCGGATTATTTAAAAGATTATGACAAACAACCTTCTATCGTGATTGGTTATGATGGTCGTAAAAATTCTGATGTTTTCGCACGTGACACTGCTGAAATCATGGCGGGTGCAGGTGTGAAAGCTTATTTACTTCCACGTAAATTACCGACTCCTGTATTAGCTTACGCAATTCAATATTTTGATACCACAGCAGGTGTGATGGTGACAGCAAGTCACAACCCACCAGAAGATAACGGTTATAAAGTGTATTTAGGTAAAGCGAACGGTGGTGGCCAAATCGTTTCTCCTGCTGACAAAGATATCGCCGCATTAATCGACAAAGTCGCCGCAGGCAATGTAAAAAATTTACCACGTAGCCAAGATTATGTGGTATTAGATGATGAAGTAGTTAACGCTTATATCGAAAAAACCGCTTCTCTTGCTAAAGAACCTAAAGCAGACATTAACTACGTTTATACCGCAATGCACGGTGTAGGCTATGAAGTACTAAGCAAAACCTTAACCAAAGCGGGGCTTCCACAACCTCATATTGTGGCGGAACAAGTATGGCCAGACGGCACATTCCCAACAGTAAACTTCCCTAACCCAGAAGAAAAAGGGGCATTAGATTTAGCCATTAAAGTAGCAAAAGAACACAATGCGGAATTCATTATTGCTAATGACCCAGATGCAGACCGTTTAGCGGTGGCTGTTCCAGATGCACAAGGTAACTGGAAACCTTTACACGGCAACGTAGTAGGCTGTTTCTTAGGTTGGTATTTAGCAAAACAATATCATGCAAAAGGTGAGAAAGGCGTATTAGCTTGTTCTCTAGTGTCTTCTCCAGCGCTTGCTGAAATTGCGAAAAAATACGGCTTCCAATCAGAAGAAACCTTAACCGGTTTCAAATACATCGGTAAAGTTCAAGGCTTATTATTCGGTTTCGAAGAAGCGCTTGGCTACTTAGTTGACCCAGATAAAGTACGCGATAAAGACGGTATTTCTGCCGCTATCGTGTTCTTAGATTTAGTGCGTCACTTAAAAGCACAAGGTAAAACATTAGCGGATTACGCCAATGACTTCACACAAGAATTCGGTGCTTATGTAAGTGGTCAAATTTCTATCCGTGTAAGCGATTTATCTGAAATCGGTAAATTAATGACCGCACTTCGTAACACGCCTCCAGCTGAAGTAGGTGGTGTTAAAGTGGCACAATTCATCGACCACACTAAAACTGACCGCCAAAGCGACATCCTTGTATTCGTATTAGAAAACGGTAGTCGTTTAATCGTTCGTCCATCTGGTACTGAACCGAAAATCAAGTTCTATCTTGATGCTCGCGGTAAAGATCCAAAAGACGCGGATCAAGTTTTAGCACAATTTGATGAAGGCGTTCGTCAAATCCTTCGTCAAGATGCTTACGGCAAACAAGATTGCTAA
- a CDS encoding aromatic amino acid transporter, with product MNKTVGSTLLVAGTMIGAGMLAMPLTSAGIGLTATVFLLIGLWAVLTFTALLFVELYQTADSDAGIGTLAAQYFGKAGRIISTAVLIVFLYALIAAYVSGGGSLLMDLLPAMGDKDTMNKIAVLVFTIFFGSFIVIGTHSVDKINRVLFFVMIATFILVLALMLPNIKFDNLMAMPIDNALIISASPVFFTAFGFHGSIPSLNKYLDGNVKSLRIAILVGSGITLFAYFLWQLSTHGLLSQNEFLQILREDATLNGLVKATLEITQSPIIANAVKIFSTLALVTSFLGVALGLLECIEDLLKQSFNIHAGRISLGLMTFIPPVLFSLFYPEGFILALGYAGQMFAFYAVVLPVALVWKARAIHPNLPYRVWGGKALLVLVLVLGVMITSIPFAIRAGYLPFVVG from the coding sequence ATGAACAAGACTGTGGGAAGCACCTTACTTGTTGCAGGAACCATGATTGGTGCGGGGATGTTGGCAATGCCGCTCACCTCTGCAGGGATTGGCTTAACGGCGACGGTTTTCTTATTAATTGGCTTGTGGGCGGTACTCACATTCACCGCACTTTTATTCGTGGAACTGTATCAAACCGCTGACAGCGATGCGGGGATCGGCACACTTGCTGCACAATATTTTGGTAAAGCAGGGCGAATTATTTCCACTGCTGTTTTAATTGTCTTTTTATATGCCTTAATTGCTGCTTATGTAAGTGGTGGTGGTTCCTTATTAATGGATTTACTCCCAGCCATGGGGGATAAAGACACCATGAACAAAATCGCGGTGCTTGTATTCACCATTTTCTTCGGTAGTTTTATTGTCATTGGCACACACAGTGTGGATAAAATTAACCGTGTCCTATTCTTTGTGATGATTGCCACTTTTATCTTAGTGCTCGCATTAATGTTACCAAACATTAAATTTGATAACTTAATGGCGATGCCGATTGATAATGCCTTAATTATTTCTGCAAGCCCTGTATTTTTCACAGCATTTGGCTTCCACGGTTCGATTCCTAGCTTAAATAAATACTTAGACGGTAATGTGAAATCCTTACGCATTGCGATTTTAGTCGGTTCTGGTATCACGTTATTTGCTTACTTTTTATGGCAACTTTCTACGCACGGCTTACTCAGCCAAAATGAGTTCTTACAAATTTTACGTGAAGACGCCACGTTAAATGGCTTGGTGAAAGCAACCTTAGAAATCACCCAAAGCCCAATTATTGCGAATGCGGTAAAAATCTTCTCCACTTTAGCATTGGTCACTTCATTCTTAGGGGTGGCATTAGGTTTATTAGAATGTATTGAAGACTTGCTCAAACAATCTTTTAATATTCATGCAGGGCGCATTTCATTGGGTTTAATGACCTTTATTCCACCAGTGCTTTTCTCCCTTTTCTATCCGGAAGGTTTTATTCTCGCTCTGGGTTATGCTGGTCAAATGTTTGCGTTCTACGCAGTGGTTTTACCGGTAGCATTAGTTTGGAAAGCACGTGCGATTCATCCTAACTTGCCATACAGAGTGTGGGGCGGTAAAGCATTGTTAGTACTTGTATTGGTGCTTGGGGTGATGATTACTTCAATTCCTTTTGCCATCCGAGCGGGTTATTTACCTTTTGTTGTCGGTTAA
- the murQ gene encoding N-acetylmuramic acid 6-phosphate etherase yields MAENLLQTLSTLITEQRNPNSMHVDSLSALEIVQLMNEEDKQVPLAIEKCLPQIAQAVECIVAAFQQGGRLVYIGAGTSGRLGVLDASECPPTFGVSPEMVKGIIAGGERALRHPIEGAEDSKAQAVVDLQTIHFSSKDVLVGIAASGRTPYVIGALEYAKSLGSVTASIASNPNSAMANIVDIAIDTVVGPEVLTGSSRLKSGTAQKLVLNMLTTASMILMGKCYQNLMVDVQASNEKLKARAIRIVMQATDCDKTLAEETLKQADQNAKLAIMMILSGLDRAQAETLLEKHQGKLQLALK; encoded by the coding sequence ATGGCAGAGAATTTATTACAAACCCTTTCAACTTTAATTACTGAACAACGGAATCCCAATTCCATGCATGTAGATAGCTTGTCTGCATTGGAAATTGTGCAGTTAATGAATGAGGAAGATAAACAAGTGCCTTTGGCAATTGAAAAATGTTTACCTCAAATTGCCCAAGCAGTCGAATGTATTGTTGCTGCATTTCAACAAGGCGGTCGATTAGTCTATATTGGCGCAGGGACCAGTGGTCGATTGGGGGTATTAGATGCCTCTGAATGCCCACCAACATTTGGCGTGTCACCTGAAATGGTGAAAGGTATTATTGCAGGCGGTGAGCGTGCATTGCGTCATCCAATTGAAGGGGCGGAAGACAGTAAAGCACAAGCTGTGGTTGACTTACAAACAATTCACTTCTCCTCAAAAGATGTGTTGGTGGGTATTGCTGCAAGTGGCCGAACACCTTATGTGATCGGTGCATTGGAATATGCGAAAAGTTTAGGTTCAGTGACCGCTTCGATTGCAAGTAATCCGAATTCAGCGATGGCGAATATTGTGGATATTGCTATTGATACGGTAGTGGGGCCAGAAGTACTGACTGGTTCAAGTCGTTTAAAATCGGGCACCGCTCAAAAATTAGTACTGAATATGCTCACTACGGCTTCTATGATCTTAATGGGTAAATGCTATCAAAACTTAATGGTGGATGTTCAGGCAAGTAATGAAAAACTGAAAGCTCGTGCCATTCGTATCGTCATGCAAGCCACGGATTGTGATAAAACACTCGCAGAAGAGACTTTAAAGCAGGCTGATCAAAATGCGAAATTAGCGATTATGATGATTCTGAGTGGATTAGATCGTGCTCAAGCAGAGACTTTATTGGAAAAACATCAGGGCAAGTTACAACTTGCATTGAAATAA
- a CDS encoding folate-binding protein YgfZ: protein MATFISLNHYDLVEVAGVDAEKYLQGQLTCDVVHLAAGASTLTAHCDPKGKMSSLFRLIKLSAEQFLILMPKALLAPLDHLKKYAVFSKVTFQVLDWQIVGLIGEKCGRIHAQIQLDIDENRAILINPTPLDVTFNGDEKQWLCADIQAGLPSLSTETQNEFIPQALNLQAIEQAISFTKGCYIGQETVARAKYRGANKRAMYVLSGETTVTPKIGSEIEMQLETAWRKTGTIVSAVNFDGVLWLHVVMNNDLEEGTHFRLPEDGTVLKIEPLPYSINS from the coding sequence ATGGCAACATTTATTTCATTAAACCACTATGATTTGGTGGAAGTGGCGGGCGTGGATGCAGAGAAATATCTGCAAGGCCAATTAACTTGTGATGTGGTGCATTTAGCAGCTGGCGCTTCAACGCTTACAGCACATTGCGATCCTAAAGGCAAAATGAGTTCGTTGTTCCGCTTAATTAAGCTTTCAGCAGAGCAGTTTTTGATTTTAATGCCGAAAGCTTTATTAGCTCCACTCGATCATTTAAAAAAATACGCGGTGTTTTCAAAAGTGACCTTTCAAGTATTGGATTGGCAAATTGTCGGCTTGATTGGTGAAAAGTGCGGTCGAATTCACGCGCAGATTCAATTAGATATTGATGAAAACCGTGCAATTTTGATCAATCCTACACCGTTAGATGTCACCTTTAATGGCGATGAAAAACAATGGCTTTGTGCGGATATTCAAGCGGGCTTACCAAGCTTGAGCACGGAAACACAAAATGAATTTATCCCGCAGGCATTAAATCTACAAGCTATCGAACAAGCGATTTCTTTTACTAAAGGCTGTTATATCGGGCAAGAAACTGTCGCACGAGCCAAATACCGTGGCGCCAATAAACGTGCAATGTATGTGCTTTCGGGGGAAACCACGGTTACACCGAAAATCGGCAGCGAAATAGAAATGCAGTTAGAAACAGCTTGGCGTAAAACCGGTACGATCGTAAGTGCGGTCAATTTTGACGGTGTTTTATGGCTACACGTGGTGATGAATAACGATTTAGAAGAAGGAACGCATTTCCGTTTACCTGAAGATGGAACCGTTCTAAAAATTGAACCGTTACCTTATTCCATCAATAGCTAA
- a CDS encoding YicC/YloC family endoribonuclease — protein MIYSMTAFARLEIKKDWGDAVWEIRSVNQRYLENFFRLPEQFRGLENTLREKLRQNLTRGKIECSLRIDSKKQAAAELNLNKELANQVIQSLQWIKAQAGEGEINLADILRYPGVVEAAEQDLDAISQDLLTAFDELLVEFIAMRGREGEKLQAIIQQRLDGITAEAEKVRSQMPAVLQWQRERLLQRFEEAKIQLDPLRVEQEMILLAQRVDVAEELDRLQMHVKETNNILKKGGAVGRKLDFMMQELNRESNTLASKSINADITASAVELKVLIEQMREQIQNLE, from the coding sequence ATGATTTATAGTATGACAGCCTTTGCACGCCTTGAAATCAAGAAAGATTGGGGCGATGCAGTTTGGGAAATTCGTTCAGTTAACCAACGTTATTTGGAAAACTTTTTCCGCTTGCCGGAGCAATTCCGAGGTTTAGAAAATACTTTGCGTGAGAAACTTCGTCAAAATCTCACTCGCGGTAAAATTGAATGTTCATTGCGTATTGATAGCAAAAAACAAGCGGCGGCTGAGCTCAATTTAAATAAAGAATTAGCGAATCAAGTTATTCAATCTTTACAATGGATTAAGGCACAAGCTGGTGAGGGCGAAATCAATTTAGCGGACATATTGCGTTATCCCGGCGTGGTAGAAGCGGCTGAGCAAGATTTAGATGCTATCAGTCAAGATTTGTTGACAGCTTTTGATGAGTTGTTGGTGGAATTCATTGCAATGCGTGGGCGTGAAGGCGAAAAATTGCAAGCCATTATTCAACAACGTCTTGATGGTATTACTGCAGAAGCTGAAAAAGTGCGGTCACAAATGCCGGCGGTTTTACAATGGCAGCGTGAACGTTTATTGCAACGTTTTGAAGAAGCGAAGATTCAACTCGATCCACTACGAGTCGAACAAGAAATGATTTTACTGGCGCAACGTGTGGATGTGGCGGAAGAATTAGATCGTCTGCAAATGCACGTGAAAGAAACCAATAATATCTTGAAAAAAGGCGGGGCAGTGGGCCGTAAACTGGATTTTATGATGCAAGAGCTGAATCGTGAATCGAACACGTTGGCATCAAAGTCCATTAATGCCGATATTACCGCTTCTGCTGTGGAGTTGAAAGTATTAATTGAACAAATGCGTGAACAAATTCAAAACCTTGAATAG